The following coding sequences lie in one Dunckerocampus dactyliophorus isolate RoL2022-P2 chromosome 4, RoL_Ddac_1.1, whole genome shotgun sequence genomic window:
- the pde4d gene encoding cAMP-specific 3',5'-cyclic phosphodiesterase 4D isoform X9, producing MPEANYLFSVSWGYIKFKRMLNRELTHLSEMSRSGNQVSEFISSTFLDKQHEVEMPSPQTQKDKEKKNKPMSQISGVKKLQHSSSLTNSNIPRFGVKTETEDELAKELEHVNKWGLNVFKISEFSGNRPLTVMMYTIFQERDLLKTFKIPLDTFITYLMTLEDHYHGDVAYHNNIHAADVTQSTHVLLSTPALEAVFTDLEILAAIFASAIHDVDHPGVSNQFLINTNSELALMYNDASVLENHHLAVGFKLLQEENCDIFQNLTKKQRQSLRKMVIDIVLATDMSKHMNLLADLKTMVETKKVTSSGVLLLDNYSDRIQVLQNMVHCADLSNPTKPLQLYRQWTDRIMEEFFSQGDRERERGMEISPMCDKHNASVEKSQVGFIDYIVHPLWETWADLVHPDAQDILDMLEDNREWYQSTIPQSPSPALEEPEDGSRHPVGDKFQFELTLEEDGESDTEKDSGSQPEEEEEEEEEEEEEEEENSCTDSKTLCTQDSESTEIPLDEQVAEEEEVAEEGDTSYSQTCVVEEEEEVAEEEEEEEKSPDT from the exons ACAAGCAGCATGAAGTAGAGATGCCATCACCTCAGACGCAGAAGGacaaggagaagaagaacaagCCCATGTCTCAGATCAGCGGTGTGAAGAAGCTGCAGCACTCGTCCAGCCTCACCAACTCCAACATCCCTCGCTTTGGCGTCAAGACGGAGACGGAGGACGAGCTGGCGAAG GAGCTGGAACACGTGAACAAATGGGGCCTTAACGTTTTTAAAATCTCAGAATTCTCTGGGAATCGGCCGCTGACAGTCATGATGTACACCATATTCCAA GAGCGAGACTTGTTAAAAACGTTTAAAATTCCACTGGACACCTTTATCACCTACCTGATGACCTTAGAGGACCATTACCACGGCGATGTGGCgtaccacaacaacatccacgcTGCTGACGTCACCCAGTCCACCCATGTGCTGCTATCCACCCCTGCACTCGAG GCCGTGTTCACGGACCTGGAAATCTTGGCGGCCATCTTCGCCAGCGCCATTCACGACGTGGACCACCCGGGAGTGTCCAACCAGTTCCTCATCAACACCA ATTCTGAACTGGCGCTGATGTACAACGACGCATCTGTGCTGGAGAACCACCACCTGGCCGTGGGCTTCAAGCTCCTACAGGAGGAGAACTGCGACATCTTCCAAAACCTGACCAAAAAACAACGACAATCCCTGCGAAAGATGGTCATCGACATT GTGTTGGCTACTGACATGTCCAAGCACATGAACCTACTGGCTGATCTAAAAACGATGGTGGAAACCAAAAAGGTGACCAGCTCGGGAGTCTTGCTGCTGGATAACTATTCTGACAGGATACAG GTTCTGCAGAACATGGTGCACTGTGCAGACCTGAGCAACCCCACAAAGCCCCTGCAGCTCTACAGGCAGTGGACCGACCGCATCATGGAGGAGTTCTTCAGCCAGGGCGACCGAGAGAGGGAGCGGGGCATGGAGATCAGCCCCatgtgtgacaaacacaacGCCTCGGTGGAAAAGAGCCAG GTCGGTTTCATCGACTACATCGTTCACCCCTTGTGGGAGACGTGGGCCGACCTGGTGCACCCGGACGCCCAGGACATATTGGACATGTTGGAGGACAACAGGGAGTGGTACCAAAGCACCATCCCCCAAAGCCCCTCCCCCGCCTTGGAAGAACCTGAGGACGGCAGCCGGCACCCGGTAGGGGACAAGTTCCAGTTCGAGCTCACGCTGGAGGAGGACGGCGAGTCGGACACGGAGAAAGACAGCGGCAGCCagccagaggaggaggaggaggaggaggaggaagaggaggaggaggaggaggaaaacagctGTACGGACTCAAAAACACTCTGCACGCAGGACTCGGAATCTACCGAGATCCCCTTGGACGAGCAGGTggcggaggaagaggaggtagCAGAGGAGGGGGACACTTCCTACTCGCAAACTTGTGttgtggaggaagaggaagaggtagcggaggaagaggaggaggaagagaaaaGCCCCGACACATAG